Proteins encoded by one window of Catenulispora sp. GP43:
- a CDS encoding NEW3 domain-containing protein, with protein MASAIVLACGTASITSARAASCSFTLHAGSLDIALNSTGTITHLIDTANGRDYASPANPEPLIQLMVDGSKQTPTKLTFDAASSTYTFAFGGKGVKVGVHAVSKAGYVTLEATGVSAPSGVDVQTLLWGPITTSITQTVGETVGVVRDNAVAIGIHELNDKTVGGWPDEFDSQTFTDVSPEISNWPFGWFAAHQTSWGSFLQAYTYDYSKTRNRYVGWADTQEPNVAVPPLAGPDGRIQGSKIALFGTTPDNVLPTLSGIETGENLPHPMIDGQWGKESQGASQSWLVLSDLNTGDVGQASQYAREAGMKYVYSLPGVDGPWQSAGHYQFDGSFGGSDVGAAGLAATAARYGINVGVHTLSNLIDTSDSYVRPNADSGLAATGSAALTRPAGATDTTLYVGDNAMFAGSAGSILRIGSELVTYSAVSQVSSTEWQVTVDSRGAYGTTAAAHSAGTQASRIQQYAYGMLTGGINEIPQIASRLSQVLNIPGIKALSFDGLEDGSLAGYGLLGTANLINGVYKGENAVPDTVTEASNLLPNTWDAQGRVSWGEHSLNTDPNNLPISLQPYYQRNYMPAMLGWLGFGAGDTMQYQEWQLSKMAAYNAGAGLETSVGTLNSTGDANQVMDTWNQWETARNAGAFTPAQQAEMKDLNSYWHLVDTVPGKSWDLYNVQYPAALSASNNGTANTWSYTNTHPAQPLQFQLQASGGAVSKVAVALNGSTVTYTANVPSGGYLVADGTGAANIYDSTWHKLGTATVSGSASYVAGAQNITLASTGTGTSQVRFLTLGTPEKVTAPATIAAPATVTTGAPVKATTSYTNTSARAQTNVSTVFDAPAGWKATATTPAAFKAVPPGRSVSTTWTLSPPTGESAGSSSTFTAQTTYKGATREYRVLASVSVVSPYPDLALNATATASSVYDSRYPASNAIDGDSTTEWVSQGELNPWIQLKWSTPQTIGSVTLSDRNNMTDWAPGGTLTFSDGSTVAVNGIPNDGGPRTVGFPPKTGITSARFQVAGGSGSNVGLQEIEVYSH; from the coding sequence GTGGCCTCAGCGATCGTCCTGGCCTGTGGAACGGCGTCGATCACGTCGGCGCGCGCCGCTTCCTGTTCGTTCACCCTGCACGCCGGATCACTGGATATCGCGCTGAACTCGACCGGCACGATAACCCACCTGATCGACACCGCGAACGGCCGGGATTATGCCAGCCCCGCCAACCCCGAACCGCTGATCCAGCTCATGGTCGACGGATCGAAGCAGACTCCTACCAAGCTGACGTTCGACGCTGCCTCGTCCACCTACACCTTCGCCTTCGGCGGCAAGGGGGTGAAGGTCGGCGTCCACGCGGTCTCGAAGGCCGGCTATGTCACCCTCGAGGCGACCGGCGTGTCCGCGCCGTCCGGCGTGGATGTGCAAACGCTGCTGTGGGGGCCCATCACCACCAGCATCACGCAGACGGTCGGCGAAACCGTCGGCGTCGTTCGCGACAACGCGGTCGCCATCGGCATCCACGAGCTCAACGACAAGACCGTCGGCGGCTGGCCGGACGAGTTCGACAGCCAGACCTTCACGGACGTCAGTCCCGAGATCTCCAACTGGCCGTTCGGGTGGTTCGCTGCCCACCAGACGTCTTGGGGCAGCTTCCTGCAGGCCTACACCTACGACTACAGCAAGACCCGTAACCGTTATGTCGGCTGGGCGGACACGCAGGAGCCGAACGTCGCAGTGCCGCCGCTGGCCGGTCCGGACGGCCGCATTCAGGGCTCGAAGATCGCCTTGTTCGGCACCACCCCGGACAATGTCCTGCCCACCCTGTCGGGCATCGAGACCGGTGAGAACCTCCCGCATCCGATGATCGACGGGCAGTGGGGCAAGGAGTCCCAGGGCGCTTCGCAGTCCTGGCTCGTCCTGTCCGACCTGAATACCGGCGACGTCGGTCAGGCCAGTCAGTACGCGCGCGAAGCCGGGATGAAGTACGTCTATTCCCTGCCGGGTGTGGACGGTCCCTGGCAGTCGGCCGGGCACTACCAGTTCGACGGGTCCTTCGGCGGATCCGACGTGGGCGCTGCCGGTCTGGCCGCCACGGCGGCCCGTTACGGGATCAACGTGGGTGTGCACACTCTGTCGAACCTGATCGACACCAGCGACTCCTACGTGCGGCCGAACGCCGACAGCGGGCTGGCCGCCACCGGCTCGGCAGCCCTCACCCGACCCGCGGGCGCCACCGACACGACCCTGTACGTCGGCGACAACGCCATGTTCGCCGGCAGCGCGGGCAGCATCTTGCGGATCGGCAGCGAGCTGGTCACCTACAGCGCGGTGTCGCAGGTGTCCAGCACCGAATGGCAGGTCACGGTCGACAGCCGCGGCGCCTACGGCACCACGGCCGCAGCGCACTCCGCAGGGACCCAGGCCTCCCGGATCCAGCAGTACGCCTACGGCATGCTCACCGGCGGAATCAACGAGATCCCGCAAATCGCCTCACGCCTGTCCCAGGTGCTCAACATCCCCGGCATCAAGGCTCTGTCGTTCGACGGGCTGGAGGACGGGTCGCTGGCCGGGTACGGCCTGCTGGGCACCGCCAACCTGATCAACGGCGTCTACAAGGGTGAGAACGCGGTCCCGGACACCGTCACCGAGGCCAGCAACCTGCTGCCCAACACCTGGGACGCCCAGGGACGCGTCAGCTGGGGCGAGCACAGCCTGAACACCGACCCGAACAACCTTCCCATCTCGCTGCAGCCGTACTACCAGCGGAACTACATGCCGGCGATGCTCGGCTGGCTCGGCTTCGGCGCCGGGGACACGATGCAGTACCAGGAATGGCAGCTGTCGAAGATGGCCGCCTACAACGCCGGAGCGGGCCTGGAGACCAGCGTCGGCACGCTCAACAGCACCGGCGACGCCAACCAGGTGATGGACACCTGGAACCAGTGGGAGACGGCCCGCAACGCCGGAGCGTTCACCCCGGCCCAGCAGGCCGAGATGAAGGACCTCAACTCCTACTGGCACCTGGTCGACACGGTGCCCGGCAAGTCCTGGGACCTGTACAACGTCCAGTACCCGGCGGCGCTGAGCGCGAGCAACAACGGCACGGCGAACACGTGGTCGTACACGAACACCCACCCCGCCCAGCCGCTGCAGTTCCAGCTCCAGGCCTCCGGCGGCGCGGTCAGCAAGGTCGCCGTCGCACTCAACGGATCCACTGTCACCTACACGGCGAACGTGCCCTCCGGCGGCTACTTGGTCGCCGACGGGACCGGGGCCGCCAACATCTATGACAGCACCTGGCACAAGCTCGGCACCGCCACGGTCAGTGGCTCCGCGTCCTACGTCGCCGGAGCCCAGAACATCACCCTTGCCAGCACCGGCACCGGCACGTCCCAGGTGAGGTTCCTGACCCTCGGCACTCCCGAGAAGGTCACCGCGCCGGCCACCATCGCCGCACCCGCGACCGTCACCACCGGCGCGCCGGTGAAGGCCACCACGAGCTACACCAACACCAGCGCACGCGCGCAGACCAACGTATCCACGGTCTTCGATGCCCCCGCCGGCTGGAAGGCGACCGCCACCACTCCGGCCGCCTTCAAAGCCGTACCCCCCGGACGAAGCGTCAGCACCACGTGGACCCTGAGTCCGCCGACCGGCGAGAGCGCGGGAAGCTCCAGCACCTTCACTGCTCAAACCACATACAAGGGGGCGACACGCGAATACCGCGTGCTGGCCTCGGTGTCCGTCGTGTCGCCGTACCCAGACCTCGCACTGAACGCCACGGCCACAGCGTCATCGGTGTACGACTCCCGCTACCCGGCCAGCAACGCCATCGACGGCGACAGCACCACCGAATGGGTATCCCAGGGCGAACTGAACCCCTGGATCCAACTGAAGTGGAGCACACCCCAGACCATCGGCAGCGTCACCCTGTCCGACCGGAACAACATGACCGACTGGGCCCCCGGCGGAACGCTGACCTTCAGCGACGGAAGCACCGTCGCCGTCAACGGCATCCCCAACGACGGAGGTCCGCGCACGGTCGGCTTCCCACCCAAGACCGGCATCACCTCGGCGAGGTTCCAAGTCGCCGGCGGCTCCGGCAGCAACGTCGGATTGCAGGAGATCGAGGTCTACAGCCACTAA
- a CDS encoding enolase C-terminal domain-like protein — protein MQITDVTVELVDTPAMPPFRWRAGLPGSEPAGIGGVLRIHTDAGLVGESRTPRGVIVADLVERRIRADLVGRDPLARELLWQRMWELDRIEEFPVYAFGLVDTALWDLAGKHAGLPVHQLLGSFRDAIPACASTVTFDSVEEFLDVADQCLALGYPAIKLHAWGDVRRDADLCQKLRAHVGEAVPLMYDGSAGFDLADAVYLGRALSEAGYLWYEEPMREFSITAYRRLAERVDIPLLVAETSDGAHWNVADFIAAGTATHVRTSDKFKGGFTGAMRIAHLADSFQLRAEVHGSGLASAHLCMAIPNTTYYESLVYTNPVVREPLVGPDGLVRAPSAPGIGWETVG, from the coding sequence ATGCAGATCACTGATGTCACCGTCGAACTCGTCGACACCCCCGCGATGCCGCCCTTCCGATGGCGGGCCGGACTACCGGGATCGGAGCCGGCGGGGATCGGCGGTGTGCTGCGCATCCACACCGATGCCGGCCTGGTCGGGGAATCCCGCACGCCGCGCGGCGTCATCGTCGCGGACCTGGTCGAGCGCCGGATCCGCGCCGACCTGGTCGGCCGCGACCCGCTGGCCCGGGAACTGCTGTGGCAGCGGATGTGGGAGCTCGACCGCATCGAGGAGTTCCCGGTCTACGCCTTCGGGCTGGTCGACACCGCGCTGTGGGACCTGGCCGGCAAACACGCCGGACTGCCGGTACACCAGCTGCTCGGCTCCTTCCGCGACGCGATCCCGGCCTGCGCCAGCACCGTCACCTTCGACTCGGTCGAGGAATTCCTGGACGTCGCCGACCAGTGCCTGGCCCTCGGCTACCCGGCGATCAAGCTGCACGCCTGGGGCGACGTCCGCCGCGACGCCGACCTGTGCCAGAAGCTGCGGGCCCACGTCGGCGAAGCCGTACCGCTGATGTACGACGGCTCGGCCGGCTTCGACCTCGCCGACGCCGTCTACCTCGGCCGGGCCCTGTCAGAAGCCGGATACCTCTGGTACGAGGAGCCGATGCGCGAGTTCAGCATCACCGCCTACCGCAGACTCGCCGAACGCGTCGACATCCCGCTGCTGGTCGCGGAGACCTCCGACGGCGCGCACTGGAACGTCGCCGACTTCATCGCCGCCGGCACCGCCACCCACGTCCGCACCAGCGACAAGTTCAAGGGCGGCTTCACCGGCGCCATGCGCATAGCCCACCTCGCCGACAGCTTCCAACTCCGCGCCGAAGTCCACGGCTCGGGCCTGGCATCGGCCCACCTGTGCATGGCCATACCGAACACCACCTATTACGAGTCCCTCGTCTATACGAACCCCGTCGTCCGCGAACCGCTGGTCGGCCCGGACGGACTAGTGAGGGCTCCGAGCGCACCCGGCATCGGCTGGGAGACCGTCGGCTGA
- a CDS encoding LysR family transcriptional regulator, with translation MLNTRRLSLLRDIDRTGTIAGAAQLAGCTPSAASQQISALEQELGINLLERYSRSVRLTEAGRVLVEHAHRVFAELDAAETAVRAVSGLRGGGNPGRSVQQRCHRSCRPRLDGLPAAVQGRAHDVHRGGT, from the coding sequence ATGCTCAACACTCGTCGCCTTAGCCTGCTTCGGGATATTGACCGCACAGGGACCATCGCTGGAGCTGCCCAACTGGCGGGCTGCACGCCGTCGGCGGCTTCACAGCAGATATCCGCACTGGAGCAAGAGCTGGGGATCAATCTGCTGGAGCGGTATTCCCGCAGCGTCCGCCTGACTGAAGCAGGCCGTGTTCTGGTCGAGCATGCCCATCGTGTATTCGCCGAACTCGATGCCGCCGAGACTGCGGTGCGGGCCGTCTCCGGCCTACGTGGGGGGGGCAATCCGGGTCGCAGCGTTCAACAGCGTTGCCACCGGTCTTGTCGTCCCCGCCTTGATGGTCTTCCGGCAGCGGTACAAGGGCGTGCGCATGACGTTCACAGAGGCGGAACCTGA
- a CDS encoding FadR/GntR family transcriptional regulator: MNGPDPHAAEPAANYRPGYELAAEQILEYIVREQLGPGSRLPTEKALAETLGLSRTVVREAVKVLSAVGRLSVQKGRGMFVTEPRGGLFQDAFAQFLPADLRQVDELLEFRRHVETGAATLAAQRATPGLVKAIRQAAASTADAAATGVLRAFIAADNDFHERVAQASANMFFSGAVATIRRVQQQVSTIGLADTAAGSLEVAAEQHIAIAEAIASGEDELARQLMAEHIDVTAHQIQTAIQRRLIEDAER, encoded by the coding sequence TTGAACGGCCCCGACCCGCACGCCGCAGAGCCGGCCGCGAACTACCGCCCCGGCTACGAGCTCGCTGCCGAGCAGATCCTGGAGTACATCGTCCGCGAGCAGCTCGGCCCCGGCTCCCGGCTGCCCACCGAGAAGGCGCTGGCCGAGACCCTCGGGCTGAGCCGGACCGTGGTCCGGGAGGCCGTGAAGGTCCTGTCGGCGGTGGGCCGGCTCTCCGTCCAGAAGGGGCGCGGCATGTTCGTCACCGAACCCCGCGGCGGGCTGTTCCAGGACGCGTTCGCGCAGTTCCTGCCAGCCGATCTGCGGCAAGTCGACGAGTTGCTGGAGTTCCGGCGCCACGTGGAGACCGGCGCGGCCACTCTGGCAGCACAACGTGCGACGCCGGGGCTCGTGAAGGCGATCCGGCAGGCCGCCGCGTCGACGGCGGATGCCGCGGCGACCGGTGTCCTGCGGGCCTTCATCGCCGCCGACAACGACTTCCACGAACGCGTGGCGCAGGCGTCGGCCAACATGTTCTTCTCCGGCGCCGTCGCCACGATCCGCCGCGTGCAGCAGCAGGTCTCCACCATCGGTCTGGCCGACACCGCCGCGGGTTCGCTGGAGGTCGCCGCGGAGCAGCACATCGCGATCGCCGAGGCGATCGCCTCAGGTGAGGACGAGCTGGCGCGGCAGCTGATGGCCGAGCACATCGACGTCACCGCCCACCAGATCCAGACCGCGATCCAGCGGCGCCTCATCGAGGACGCCGAGCGCTGA
- a CDS encoding DUF1266 domain-containing protein: MFGRGKQDDHYDDRPCPGGGCPRPGTLVTSKRGPDVRLGLGPADAEVVPGLVCGANMSIPGGRAWNLLVDPHLSVENSRNLLQNVWGIRSREDWQRKIERLFEGRYEDTTAERALAIRVQLWRSFGRPPLPEEWLSVLKDSGEVKEAHRIVAYESAFARDGLLPPLGPVRSLYAYDLGRAVHVAFWALATGLVAESTARTVVVLAGKRATERYHSWEDYSAGFSLGRVIFYDNDTYGSMYTSTVRAHHVLASSPDSPWRWLGWPSGGQQI; this comes from the coding sequence ATGTTCGGACGTGGCAAGCAGGACGACCATTACGACGACCGGCCCTGTCCGGGCGGCGGCTGCCCGCGCCCGGGCACGCTCGTCACCTCCAAACGCGGCCCGGATGTCCGCCTGGGGCTCGGACCGGCTGACGCCGAGGTGGTGCCCGGCCTGGTGTGCGGAGCGAACATGTCGATCCCCGGTGGCCGGGCCTGGAACCTACTGGTCGACCCGCACTTGTCGGTGGAGAACAGCCGTAACCTTCTGCAGAACGTCTGGGGGATCCGCAGCCGCGAGGACTGGCAGCGGAAGATTGAGCGGCTGTTCGAGGGGCGTTACGAGGACACGACCGCCGAGCGGGCTCTCGCGATACGTGTCCAGTTGTGGCGCAGCTTCGGCCGTCCACCGCTGCCGGAGGAGTGGTTGTCCGTCCTCAAGGACTCTGGTGAGGTCAAGGAGGCGCACCGCATCGTCGCGTACGAGTCCGCGTTCGCCCGGGACGGCCTGCTGCCGCCGCTCGGCCCGGTCCGCAGCCTGTATGCCTACGATCTGGGCCGTGCCGTCCACGTCGCGTTCTGGGCCCTGGCCACCGGCCTGGTGGCGGAGAGCACGGCCCGCACCGTCGTCGTCCTGGCCGGGAAGCGTGCGACTGAGCGCTACCACTCCTGGGAGGACTACTCGGCCGGCTTCAGCCTGGGCCGGGTGATCTTCTACGACAACGACACGTACGGTTCGATGTACACCAGCACCGTCCGGGCCCATCACGTCCTCGCGTCGTCACCGGACAGCCCGTGGCGGTGGCTCGGCTGGCCGTCCGGCGGGCAGCAGATATAA
- a CDS encoding extracellular solute-binding protein, translated as MFRCSRRIAYLAVAAATALGLTAGCAAGGSSSGSSGGASSGKGEVTLTFLTFETPNLTAAYWDAAIARTSAEVPGVKIKKLVSPTADRASYAKQLLASGQLPDIMIGIAPTDFVKAGALAPFPADQLGAFLYPNAGTIDGKTYQLPWATQAQPMVYYNKDDFTKAGIAAAPTTWSDFLADCAKLKAVGITPIEIGGGGTDTWADEYPLVAAVSADLYPSDPAFLADLASGKASFTDPRFVAAAQKVATLAADGYLDKAGLSRSYANTEQAFRDNKAAMYPMGTWFPASADTKAPSFGLGVFAWPTESGQTVLPITTGGGAIVSSKAPSVALAQKWALAFNTDKANLDAEAKADGEFMAVKGYTPPSDLGANYLASYQLFQKAAADNQTVDAFSTETGTGALPSGVVSDMQKAIADLINGSKSPTQFAQALQDSYKKNSNGG; from the coding sequence ATGTTCAGATGCTCGCGTCGAATCGCGTATCTCGCCGTGGCGGCCGCGACCGCCCTCGGACTGACCGCCGGGTGTGCCGCCGGGGGGAGCTCGTCCGGGTCCTCCGGCGGTGCCTCGTCCGGGAAGGGCGAGGTGACGCTGACGTTCCTCACGTTCGAGACGCCGAACCTGACCGCCGCGTACTGGGACGCGGCGATCGCGCGGACCAGCGCCGAGGTCCCGGGTGTGAAGATCAAGAAGCTGGTGTCGCCGACGGCCGACCGGGCCTCGTACGCCAAGCAGCTGCTGGCCTCGGGCCAGCTGCCGGACATCATGATCGGGATAGCCCCGACCGACTTCGTGAAGGCCGGGGCACTGGCCCCGTTCCCGGCCGACCAGCTCGGCGCGTTCCTGTACCCGAACGCCGGCACGATCGACGGCAAGACCTACCAGCTGCCCTGGGCCACCCAGGCCCAGCCGATGGTGTACTACAACAAAGACGACTTCACCAAGGCCGGCATCGCCGCTGCCCCGACGACGTGGTCGGACTTCCTGGCCGACTGCGCCAAGCTCAAGGCCGTCGGCATCACCCCGATCGAGATCGGCGGCGGCGGCACCGACACCTGGGCCGACGAGTACCCCCTGGTGGCCGCGGTCAGCGCCGACCTGTATCCGTCGGACCCGGCCTTCCTGGCGGATCTGGCCTCGGGCAAGGCGTCTTTCACCGATCCGCGCTTCGTCGCCGCCGCGCAGAAGGTCGCCACCCTGGCCGCTGACGGCTACCTGGACAAGGCGGGCCTGAGTCGCAGCTACGCCAACACCGAGCAGGCCTTCCGCGACAACAAGGCTGCTATGTATCCGATGGGCACCTGGTTCCCGGCATCGGCGGACACCAAGGCTCCGTCCTTCGGACTCGGGGTGTTCGCCTGGCCCACCGAAAGCGGGCAGACAGTGCTGCCGATCACCACCGGCGGCGGTGCGATCGTCAGCAGCAAGGCCCCGTCCGTCGCGCTGGCCCAGAAGTGGGCGCTGGCGTTCAACACCGACAAGGCCAACCTGGATGCCGAGGCCAAGGCCGACGGTGAGTTCATGGCGGTCAAGGGCTACACGCCGCCCTCCGACCTGGGTGCCAACTACCTGGCCAGCTACCAGCTGTTCCAGAAGGCCGCGGCGGACAACCAGACTGTCGATGCCTTCAGTACCGAGACCGGGACCGGGGCCCTGCCTTCCGGCGTCGTCTCCGACATGCAGAAGGCCATCGCCGACCTGATCAACGGCAGCAAGAGCCCCACGCAGTTCGCCCAGGCCCTGCAGGACTCCTACAAGAAGAACAGCAACGGCGGCTGA
- the speB gene encoding agmatinase codes for MGDGTPIGQRDDPEMPRYGGIATYALLPRLEDVAQADVAVLGVPFDSGTSFRPGARFGPAHIRENSRQLHPYHQFLDVYPFGCQQVVDAGDVAIGPYDIHRAVAKTETVARDLVQRGTRVVALGGDHTIALPLLRAAAAAHGPLAVLHFDAHLDTWDTCHGESVWHGSPFRRAAEEGIIDLDHCQHVGTRGGIYDPSELVEDRKAGFERIDSQDFQDRSISDIVAQIRRRLGTRPVYVSVDIDVLDPAHAPATGTPEVGGLTTRELFGTLRGLSGLNIVGCDIVEVTPAYDHADITGLVAAHTAWELISLIALGKNQAAALNE; via the coding sequence ATGGGCGATGGCACGCCGATCGGACAGCGCGACGACCCCGAGATGCCGCGCTATGGGGGCATCGCGACCTATGCGCTGTTGCCGCGCCTCGAAGACGTTGCCCAGGCTGATGTGGCAGTCCTCGGTGTTCCCTTCGACAGTGGCACCAGCTTTCGTCCCGGGGCCCGCTTCGGGCCCGCGCATATTCGCGAAAACTCTCGGCAGTTGCATCCCTACCACCAGTTCCTGGACGTCTATCCATTCGGCTGCCAACAAGTTGTCGATGCCGGCGATGTCGCGATCGGCCCGTACGACATACACCGCGCGGTCGCGAAGACCGAGACAGTTGCGCGGGACCTAGTGCAGAGGGGAACTCGCGTCGTGGCCCTCGGCGGTGATCACACGATTGCCCTGCCGCTTTTGCGAGCAGCTGCCGCGGCCCATGGCCCCCTTGCAGTCCTTCACTTCGACGCACACCTGGACACCTGGGACACATGCCATGGCGAGAGCGTGTGGCACGGCTCGCCCTTCAGGCGCGCAGCCGAAGAAGGAATCATCGACCTGGACCACTGCCAGCACGTCGGAACCCGTGGCGGCATTTACGACCCGAGCGAATTGGTCGAAGACCGGAAAGCCGGATTCGAGCGGATCGACAGTCAAGACTTCCAGGACCGGTCGATCAGCGACATCGTCGCGCAGATCCGACGACGGCTAGGAACAAGGCCCGTCTATGTGTCCGTGGACATCGACGTATTGGATCCGGCCCATGCCCCGGCTACCGGAACTCCGGAGGTCGGCGGACTGACGACTCGGGAACTCTTCGGCACACTCAGGGGTCTGTCAGGGCTGAACATCGTCGGGTGCGACATCGTGGAGGTCACCCCCGCCTACGACCACGCCGACATCACCGGCCTCGTCGCAGCGCACACGGCTTGGGAACTGATTTCGCTGATCGCCCTCGGCAAGAATCAGGCGGCCGCGCTGAACGAGTAG
- a CDS encoding carbohydrate ABC transporter permease, whose amino-acid sequence MPAVIALLQSFTNKNVFNPPTRWIGLANYRSLFGDPAFQHALTNTLTLAVLTIVIPNALGLVLALMIDRSGRFYRALRSVFFVPVILSGVVVSVIWQSILADGGILDTVLNHVGVSDPPGWLTDRHLALYSVATVSIWQSLGFCIVVYLAGLQTIPTELSEASALDGASAWQRFRTVTWPLLAPATTINTVMLLIGAFKTYDQVQVITNGGPGTDATTTLAYNIVTVGFIDNRAGYASTYAVVMLVLTAAVSAITLRLFQRREMYL is encoded by the coding sequence GTGCCGGCTGTCATCGCGCTCCTGCAAAGCTTCACCAACAAGAACGTGTTCAACCCGCCGACCCGGTGGATCGGGCTGGCCAACTATCGGAGTCTGTTCGGCGACCCGGCGTTCCAGCACGCGCTGACCAACACCTTGACGCTCGCCGTGCTGACCATCGTCATCCCCAACGCGCTCGGTCTGGTCCTGGCGCTGATGATCGACCGGTCCGGCCGCTTCTACCGGGCGCTGCGCAGTGTGTTCTTCGTACCGGTCATCCTGTCCGGCGTCGTGGTCAGCGTCATCTGGCAGTCGATCCTGGCCGACGGCGGGATCCTGGACACGGTGCTGAACCACGTCGGCGTGAGCGATCCGCCCGGCTGGCTCACCGACCGCCACCTCGCGCTGTACAGCGTGGCGACGGTCAGTATCTGGCAGAGCCTCGGTTTCTGCATCGTGGTGTACCTGGCCGGGCTGCAGACCATCCCGACCGAACTCAGCGAGGCCTCCGCCCTGGACGGGGCGTCGGCCTGGCAGCGGTTCCGCACCGTCACCTGGCCGCTGCTCGCGCCGGCGACGACCATCAACACCGTCATGCTGCTGATCGGCGCGTTCAAGACCTACGACCAGGTCCAGGTGATCACCAACGGCGGTCCGGGGACCGACGCGACCACGACCCTGGCCTACAACATCGTCACGGTCGGATTCATCGACAACCGCGCCGGCTACGCCTCCACCTACGCGGTGGTCATGCTCGTGCTGACCGCCGCGGTGTCGGCCATCACCCTTCGGCTGTTCCAGCGGCGGGAGATGTACCTGTGA
- a CDS encoding APC family permease has protein sequence MASVEILSPHAGSGSSGGPGRSSRSLKREVGLIGLTWASVGSIIGSGWLYGAQKAVVVAGPAAIVSWIIGAVAITLLALVHAELGGMFPVAGGTARYPHYVFGGFAGMSFGWFSWLQAATVAPIEVEAMIGYAGYFSWAKSWQNPDGTLTHTGFLVALALLAVFVLVNFLGVKTLARVNTSATWWKIFIPLLAIFVISAGHFEVSNFTSHGFAPFGAKGMLAAISTSGIIFALLGFEQAIQLAGESRNPERDIPRAVLGSVAVGAGIYLLLQLSYIGALPGSTFVHGWANLAYKGIDGPWAGLASIVSLGWLALILRADAIISPGGTGLIYTASTSRISYGMARNGLVPQLFARSNKRGVPWFGLLVSLGIGVLCFLPFPSWQRLVGFITSASVLMYAGAPLAFGALRKRLPEAERPYRLPLGDVIAPLSFAVAGLIIYWSGWDTLRWLAGFTAVGYALLGGYAWYAHATRKPYAPRMQFKSALWLPVYLLGLGLISWQGGFGQGAQGHIGLWWDMALVAAFSLAIYYWAINTALPAEEIQANVATVEVVDEGGH, from the coding sequence TTGGCATCCGTCGAAATCCTCAGTCCTCACGCCGGCTCCGGCTCGTCCGGCGGCCCCGGCCGCTCCTCCCGATCTCTCAAGCGCGAAGTCGGCCTCATCGGCCTGACCTGGGCCTCCGTCGGCTCGATCATCGGTTCCGGCTGGTTGTACGGCGCGCAGAAGGCCGTCGTCGTCGCCGGGCCCGCCGCGATCGTGTCGTGGATCATCGGGGCGGTGGCGATCACGCTGCTCGCCTTGGTGCACGCCGAGCTCGGCGGCATGTTCCCGGTGGCCGGCGGTACTGCCCGGTATCCGCATTACGTCTTCGGCGGGTTCGCCGGGATGTCGTTCGGCTGGTTCTCCTGGCTGCAGGCGGCGACTGTGGCGCCGATCGAGGTCGAGGCCATGATCGGCTACGCCGGGTACTTCAGCTGGGCCAAGAGCTGGCAGAATCCCGACGGCACGCTGACCCACACCGGCTTCCTGGTCGCGCTGGCGCTGCTGGCGGTGTTCGTCCTGGTGAACTTCCTGGGCGTCAAGACGCTCGCCCGGGTCAACACCTCCGCGACCTGGTGGAAGATCTTCATCCCGCTGCTGGCGATCTTCGTGATCTCCGCCGGGCACTTCGAGGTCTCGAACTTCACCTCGCACGGCTTCGCCCCGTTCGGTGCCAAGGGCATGCTGGCGGCGATCAGCACCTCGGGCATCATCTTCGCGCTGCTGGGCTTCGAGCAGGCCATCCAGCTGGCCGGCGAGTCGCGCAACCCCGAGCGTGACATCCCCCGCGCGGTCCTCGGATCGGTCGCCGTCGGTGCCGGCATCTACCTGCTGCTGCAGCTGTCCTACATCGGCGCTTTGCCGGGCAGCACCTTCGTGCACGGCTGGGCGAACCTGGCCTACAAGGGCATCGACGGTCCGTGGGCCGGCCTGGCCTCGATCGTCAGCCTGGGCTGGCTGGCACTGATCCTGCGGGCCGACGCCATCATCTCCCCCGGCGGCACCGGACTGATCTACACCGCCTCCACCTCGCGCATCTCCTACGGCATGGCCCGCAACGGACTGGTGCCCCAGCTGTTCGCGCGCAGCAACAAGCGCGGCGTGCCGTGGTTCGGCCTGCTGGTCTCCCTCGGCATCGGCGTGCTCTGCTTCCTGCCGTTCCCCAGTTGGCAGCGGCTCGTCGGCTTCATCACCTCAGCCAGCGTGCTGATGTACGCCGGCGCCCCGCTGGCGTTCGGGGCCCTGCGCAAGCGACTGCCGGAGGCCGAGCGGCCCTACCGGCTGCCCCTCGGCGACGTGATCGCGCCGCTGTCCTTCGCTGTCGCGGGCCTGATCATCTACTGGTCCGGCTGGGACACACTGCGCTGGCTGGCGGGCTTCACCGCGGTCGGTTACGCACTGCTCGGCGGCTACGCCTGGTACGCGCACGCGACACGCAAGCCCTACGCGCCGCGGATGCAGTTCAAGTCCGCGTTGTGGCTGCCGGTCTACCTGCTCGGTCTGGGGCTGATCTCCTGGCAGGGCGGCTTCGGCCAGGGCGCCCAGGGCCACATCGGGCTGTGGTGGGACATGGCGCTGGTCGCCGCGTTCTCGCTCGCCATCTACTACTGGGCGATCAACACCGCACTGCCCGCCGAAGAGATCCAGGCGAACGTCGCCACAGTCGAAGTGGTCGACGAGGGCGGCCACTGA